The Coffea arabica cultivar ET-39 chromosome 6e, Coffea Arabica ET-39 HiFi, whole genome shotgun sequence genome contains the following window.
CATGCTGCAACAAACAGTCACGTGGATGCCTAATAAAGAAACTATGAAAAAAGCATATcatatattttctaaaattgaggCACAAAGATGGAGAGATAAGTGAGACCAATAAGAACAAAATACTCAATTAGCAAACAAGACATACAGCAGGTATACCCATCGTGTTCATTAAGAAACCGGACCCAACAGAGAGTGCAACAGTTTCTGCGATCCCAAGTCCGGTTGCAAGAGCTAATGAAGTTGATACTGAAGGAAGGAGAATCTTGCCTTTGTGATCAGGCGGGCCATCTAGTTCACAGAGCCCAAAAGTGAGCCTCGTTATTATGAAGAGGCAAAATTTATAGCAAATCGAAGAAGGTCAACAAATTGAATAAAGGCATAGCATCTCCTATAGAGAAAAGTACCGCAGACAGGTGGACCAGACTCATTAGAACCATTGGTAATGGCCGCTTGCTCTTCGGCAACAAAAGATGTTGTGAGGTTGAGCAGTGGAACATTGAACAACTTTGAGACTAAGTTGAAAACTGAAACTGAAACCCCTACAGCTGCCAATTCAACCGATCCTACATGATGCACCATAGTTAAGAACCAAGGAAGATACAAACTTTAATATGTGGACATTTGTAAACGAAATGATTGGACAAAGATTGCTCAGTAATAACACTGGCAGTAATTTCTTTACCACCTCTTGTTTCACATttcagtcaaaaaaaaaaaaaaaaagagccaagATCAAGTTTTAGCAAGTCATCATTTGTGGAACTCGCACCCTAACAAAAGATTATTACGTATATGTGCAATTTATCAGCATAAAAAACGCACATGGTGGGCTTTCATATGTTGGATGAAGCTCTAGAAGAAAAGTCGCTTAAAAAGGTACTAAGGAAATTACCCAAATGGCCAACAAATGCAGTATCTACTAATGAAGTAATTGGGTCTGCCAGAAGAGCCAGCGCAGCAGGCAGTGCAATTGACAGAATCTCCAATGCCAGCACATCCAATTTAAGTACATTTCTGCGAAATCCCACATTCTTGAAATTAAATTGCAGTAAAGTTACGTAAAATAATTGCAACCAAGACATAGCGCGAAGCCGAGAGTTCCGATACAACAAAGATGAACAGATTAGTAATACAGAAAATTGAACCGAGTAAACCAAGCTACTAGAAGTATAATCAACAACAGCCAACAGGAAGGATGGTTACAGCACCGAAGTGGATACGGAAGGGGAGAGAGGGAAGACCCAGAATCGGGGTTGGAGTCGGGTTGGTCAACGAGATTATCTGAACGGGATGGTTGAGTCTTGGCCTGCGGCAGGGTGTTAGTAGAAGGGTCATTGGGCAATGATTTTGGAACATTTTGCTGCAGACGTGCTGTAGAGAAAGTTGTCAAGTGATTACCAGCAGAGGACAGTTTTTGGCTCTTGAATGGCGGTCGAATAGTGGAGTAAAAGAAGCAACTCCGGTAGGGGTTGTGGTTGGAGTTTCCGATCAAGAAAAGGTTATGGAGGTGGGAGTGGCAGCGGTGGCGGGCGAGCCCACACGCGAGTGCCATGTTCTGAATCACTTCCGGAAATCAATTACTGCTACTCCTACTACAGTTACAAATAACTACAATACAATGCCCTGCTTCAATCTTACCTAGATTTGGGTAACTGAATTAACGGCTACAATTGGCGCTCCCACATTAAAATATCtagctttgaaaaaaaaaaaaaacattaaaatATCTTGCATCTCTTTCGGAAGTACTGCTACCATATGTCGTCGTACGATTGCCGCTCCCGCTCCCATGTTACACTTGTAGTACCACAAACTGTACTCTTTC
Protein-coding sequences here:
- the LOC113697394 gene encoding protein DETOXIFICATION 44, chloroplastic-like isoform X5; translated protein: MALACGLARHRCHSHLHNLFLIGNSNHNPYRSCFFYSTIRPPFKSQKLSSAGNHLTTFSTARLQQNVPKSLPNDPSTNTLPQAKTQPSRSDNLVDQPDSNPDSGSSLSPLPYPLRNVLKLDVLALEILSIALPAALALLADPITSLVDTAFVGHLGSVELAAVGVSVSVFNLVSKLFNVPLLNLTTSFVAEEQAAITNGSNESGPPVCDGPPDHKGKILLPSVSTSLALATGLGIAETVALSVGSGFLMNTMGIPAESSMRIPAEQFLTLRAFGAPPLVIALAAQGTFRGFKDTKTPLYAVGAGNVLNAILDAILIFCFGIGVAGAAIATVISEYLTAFILLSKLNDKVQLMTPNVDAGRVARYLKSGGLLIGRTLAVLMITTLATSMAAREGAISMAGHQICFQVWLAVSLLTDALALAGQFLVTEISGIYLAGPLKCVAIQHLGSYMVWSTLKCLEEEVPAGGQKEPQYLQCSPCQWLFPRQLW